The Salminus brasiliensis chromosome 22, fSalBra1.hap2, whole genome shotgun sequence genomic interval TATCTCAATcatcagaaagggtgtccacatacttttgtccatcaaatggactttaaacctattgtttctgtttcttcactGACTAAAAAAATCCATATCAGCTGGTAACAGCTGCTTTCAGATGATCTAAGCTGgaccttgatggtcaaggtgggtGAAAAAGCTGGTGGTCCAGGGGGAAACGCCCCGGtaatgctggtaaaccagctggtcCAGCACGGCATCACATGGTTCTCTTTGAGAGGGACGGTTTAGCGGGTCTATCAGTGAGACCgaggtggttgaccagtttggtccggctggtcatactgatggACCAGAGCAGCTTAAATATCTCAGcaccttttccctctcctccttcacctccttctcctctctcaccacctttaataaaataatacaccaTCAGAAATCATCTAGAATGTggtctaatattattattattattattattattattattattaatatcattattattaacattattattattattaataataatattattattattattaatattattatttttatgagttGCTAAATACCCCGAACACTCATTAGCTCCGAGGGCTAACCTGCACTGACAGGAAGCAGAGGACATCAACAGGGCGCTCGCGCTGGAGCTTCAGGACCCCAGGAGAGGCCGCTAGCTAAGTGGCTACAAGACAAGTAggttggctgtaggtgagattggtggaggatggctgtagttaaggttggtggtggtggttggctgtagttaaggctggtggtggtggttgtctgtaggtgagattggtggaggatggctgtagttaaggctggtggtggtggttggctgtagttaaggctggtggtggtggttggctgtaggtgagattggtggaggatggctgtagttaaggctggtggtggtggttgtctgtaggtgagattggtggaggatggctgtagttaaggctggtggtggtggttggctgtagttaaggctggtggtggtggttggctgtaggtgagattggtggaggatggctgtagttaaggctggtggtggtggttggctgtagttaaggctggtggtggtgtttggctgtaggtgagattggtggaggattgctgtagttaaggctggtggtggtggttggctgtaggtgagattggtggaggatggctgtagttaaggctggtggtggtggttggctgtagttaaggctggtggtggtgtttggctgtaggtgagattggtggaggattgctgtagttaaggctggtggtggtggttggctgtaggtgagattggtggaggatggctgtagttaaggctggtggtggtggttggctgtaggtgagattggtggaggatggctgtagttaaggctggtggtggtggttgtctgtaggtgagattggtggaggatggatgtagttaaggctggtggtggtggttggctgtagttaaggctggtggtggtggttggctgtaggtgagattggtggaggatggctgtagttaaggctggtggtggtggttggctgtagttaaggctggtggtggtgtttggctgtaggtgagattggtggaggattgctgtagttaaggctggtggtggtggttggctgtaggtgagattggtggaggatggctgtagttaaggttggtggtggtggttggctgtagttaaggctggtggtggtggttggctgtaggtgagattggtggaggatggctgtagttaaggctggtggtggtggttggctgtagttaaggctggtggtggtggttggctgtaggtgagattggtggtggtggttggctgtagttaaggctggtggtggtggttggctgtagttaaggctggtggtggtggttggctgtagttaaggctggtgatggtggtgggtgTACTtgagactggtggtggtggttggctgtaggtgagactggtggtggtggttggctgtagttaaggctggtggtggtggttggctgtaggtgagactggtggtggtggttggctgtagttaaggctggtggtggtggtgggtgtagttaaggctggtggtggtggttggctgtagttaaggctggtggtggtggtgggtgtagttaaggctggtggtggtggttggctgtaggtgagactagtggtggtggttggctgtagttaaggctggtggtggtggttggctgtagttaaggctggtggtggtggtggtggctgtagttaaggctggtggtggtggttggctgtagttgagactggtggtggtggttggctgtaggtgagactggtggtggtggttggctgtagttaaggctggtggtgttggttggctgtagttaaggctggtggtggtggtggtgggtgtagttaaggctggtggtggtggtgggtgtagttaaggctggtggtggtggtgggtgtagttaaggctggtggtggtggttggctgtaggtgagactagtggtggtggttggctgtagttaaggctggtggtggtggttggctgtagttaaggctggtggtggtggtggtggctgtagttaaggctggtggtggtggttggctgtagttgagactggtggtggtggtgggtgtaaGTGAGACTGCTCTACCAGATGTGGGAGCACCATCAGAGGAGctttaagctgcatccattgctgacagatgtgcaaatgcacacacacacacacacacacacacacacacacacatagcttgtctagtccctgtagagaagtactgccaatagaataggactccctggagcagataagcatgaacctatgggcaccatgctgcctaatactagtagtgggctagaggggtaaaaagcccccctgcattgagctgtggagcagtggaggaactgtgttctctggaatgatggtggaggagctccatccagtacttctgatTGGATGAACTGGgtggttggggatgatgaggtggggtggtggtcatcatcaatcatcctgacctcactaacgctctccaaaaaaagtattttcacataaagcaatgaatgagctggtgtcccaatacttctgtccaaatAGAGTACATGGTCCCAGCTAGCAGGAAAAGGGGGCTGACTGTGCTTAAAGAAGACACTGGACTGAATTAAGGAAGCTGTGTGGAAGCTGTTGCCCCTCTCAGAGGGAAAGGACTCAGGGCTCAGGACTGGAATTTGCGACCCCCAGGCCGTAGCGGTAGTGGGTTCGAgcgctgagccactcggagcttTGGCTTTACAGTCTGTTGCACTTATAAACATTTCTATTCATAAACATCTATATCTATCAGGCTGAAGTGTCTGATGGgtaatgtgtatgtatgaaaggCTTAGTACTTTGGGTACTAAATAAGGACGGTGTCATGATTGGGAGCAGACCTCTGATGAAGTACCAACATGGTAGTTGAGCGCCCTCTTGTGGGCATATTAAAAGAATACAGCAGAATTCCTGATGAGCCAGTCTAATACCTGTAGAAGTTACTTCAGGCTTCTTTTCTACTCTGATAAATGGTTCAAGTGTTCTTCCCATTGTGTTTGCAACCATACGTACTCTCCCCTCCCACTGCACgccatacatacatatatatataaataaatataaatacatataataaacactataaactacACAaaatttattcacatttttaggCTGATTTGGGAACAGCAGGAATTTGtgaaattatttgaattatttaaagTAACATAATATTTTACTGCTAAGTTTGTtctcattaatcattaataaccattttaatttaacttcattcttcatttttttattatttttttacatttatttatttatttatttatttttatacagcTTGTTCATTATTATGGACGCATTAGTTGCCTAGAAACTCAAATTCTAAAGGGAAAACCTGAGCGTCCCCTTTATTaattcttaattattattattattattattattattaataataataaataagatttTTAGATTTTCCACCTGAACAGGTAGTTGGAGACCTTTCTGAATCAATGTGAATAAAAACAGGTGACTGAACAGCTGTAATGTAAAGCTTTAAACACAGCTGGTCCAGGTGTGGCTTTGAGAACACGGCCTCTGCACGGCAGTGGTACAAGGTTTTCAGGCTCCCCCTGCTGGCCTCAGCAGGTATTGCACATGGCTTAGTCTAAACAGGCCTGGCCGTGTTCAATCAACTCAGCCGTACTATCACTGCGAGGGGGGTCATGTGCTGCTTAAGTAAGGGAAAGGGGCACATCCAGTCgtatacagtcaacaaggggaCTGAGCTCAGGGACCCGAGTCTTCCACTTcctccattgtgatgtcatactgATGATGTCACAGAGCCTATAAAAGGGGGGGGTTCTCCCCCAGTGGCTCAGTCCGAATTCAGCAGCGAGACGGAACATTTCTACGTTGCTTTCCTAACTGCTTCTCCATGGAGACAGGAGGAGTGGTAAACATGGAGGCAGATGAGGCAGGTGGAGTTCTGAGAAGCCTGGGCTACGAGGTGGTGTACAACCTCGGGGAAGGAGGCTTCGGCACGGTGAAACTGGCCACATCACAGAGGCACCGCAAACACGTGGCCATTAAAATCATGGATCGCAGGAAGGAATCCTCAGATTTCGCCTGGAAGCAGTTGCCCCGGGAACTCGCCATCCTAAAGAGAGTGAGGCACCCTCACATCATTCAGGTGCACGAAAGTTTCGACATGCCCAACGGACAGGTCTTCATTGTGATGGAGGTAGCCGCAACCGACCTCCTTCACGAGATCAAGGCGCTCCGACGCCTCCCCGTTAACCAGGCCAGGATGTGGTTCTCCCAGATCGTCGATGCCGTGGGCTATCTTCACCAGCAGGACATCGCCCACCGAGACCTGAAATGCGAGAACGTCCTGCTGAGCGCTGATGGTCAGGTCAAACTGACCGACTTTGGCTTGGGCTGCTTTGTAAGAGGCTACCCTTCCCTCAGCCAGACTTACTGTGGCACTCGCTGCTACTGCGCTCCTGAGGTGCTTCTCAACAGGCCCTACGATCCCCTGAAGAGTGACGTCTGGAGCCTGGGCGTCATCCTGTACGTGATGGTCACCGGCTTCTTGCCCTTCAGTTCAGACCCTCACTGTTCTCTCACACAGCTCCAGCGCAAAGCTGCGGAGTATCCGTGTGGGGTCGcggtggaggagccctgtcgGGCCTTCATTTCTTACATGCTGCGTTTCAATCCCTTCACCCGGCCTTCGGTGAGAAACGTGGCGAACCACCCTTGGATGCAGGCCAGGCAGGAGCAGTAAGTAGAGCGCTGTGCTGGAACTCCAGCGTCGCGTCCTTTTGATAAtccatgtattatttattactgtttttattgatcctttattgattgattagctatagtaaataaatggcttttcacaaagcagcatttctcaATGGGACAGTGGGACAGTTTGCTACAATCACCTGTATTTTCATCAACAGGAACAGGAGCGACTCTGCAAATTCATCCGTCCCCGAGTCTGAAAGCTCTCCGGAGGTGCAAGTGTGTGAAACTGCAGGGGAACACAGTGGAGAACGCAGTGAGGACAGCGAGGACCAGGACCTGGATTGGAGCAGCCTGTCCTCATCCAGCggtctcctctcctccacaaCCAACACCTATGAGCAGAGCGTCATCCAGCGTTCGGAGGAAAACCAACGGTAAGTTTGTCTGCTTGATTATTTCTtacacagtcagtctggcaaCACTGTCactaaggacacacacacttggTGAAGTGTCCATATTACGCCATGATAAAGATCACTCAAGGTTTAGACGTAGCTACTGTACAGAATCAGCTCACTAACAATGCCTACATCTCCCCATTGCTTCTGCAGGGCCCCCAGAGTCATCGGCAGATTCGTCGTGACCGTCGTTGACGAGGGCAGCAGTTCCCACCCACACCCAGTCGACCCAGTCCAGGAAGACGGTAGTGGCAGTAGAGCTGGTGCAGAGGTTGTCGGGGAGGAGTCCGGCTGCTGTGACTGTAGTCcgctttgtgctgcagttaaaagggcagctaagaAATATGTGGCAGCACCGATCCTCAGAGTCTCACGATCACTTCGAGGGAGGATGAGGAAGCTCTTCCGAGGGAACTCTGCCAAGTGAGCCTGGAGGAGTGAGTCCAGACTGAACCTAGACGAGATCCATGGTGAATTTGCAGCAGTGGGGGAGTGACTGGAACCGAACCGAaaccgaaccgaaccgaacagaaccgaaccgaaccgtgtgtgtgtgtgtgagtgtgtgtttgtgtgtgagtgagtgtgtgtgtgtgtgtgtgtgtgtgagtgtgtgtttgtgtgtgagtgtgtgtgtgtgtgagtgtgtgtgtgtgagtgtgtgtgtgagtgtgtgagtgtgtgtgtgtgtgagtgagtgtgtgtgtgtgtttgtgtgtgagtgagtgtgtgtgtgtgtgtgtgtgtgtgtgtgtgtgtgtgtttgtgtgtgagtgagtgtgtgtgtgtgtgtgtgtgtgtgtgtgtgtgtgtgtgtgtgagtgtgtgtgtgtgagtgagtgtgtgtgtgtgtgagtgtgtctttgagcaataataaagtgctgctctaccttactgatgtgttctggatgtttctgttttctactgaaaGTAAAACCTAGATATTGATCGTCTCTCTTCATCTTTATGATGAGTCTGAGGATTAAACTCACATTAGATCACTTTGAAGAAACAGAAGatcataatacactaataataataataataataatacactaaaaataataatacactaataataataatacactaataataataatacactaataataataataataatacactaataaaataataataataataataataataatacactaataaaataataataataataataacaatacactaataataataataataataataataataatgacaactaAGGCAGGACTGAGCCAAAATAACAAACCAGGGATCTGGGAGGAAAACAGGACGCTGGGTGGGGAAAGCCAAGGCGACTGAACAGTGCTAGGAAGGGACAAGGGGATGAGGAGAACCGAGGACCACAAGCCGAGCTTCAGACAGGCCACatcaaacaaaaccaacagaGGAACAATAGAGGAGAACAAGGACACCCGGACCCCCGGACCCCCGGTCAGAGTTACACACTAATCATCAGAATGATAATCCCAATAAAACTGATAATaccactgctgcaggtcaggaCTACACttcaaaccaacacacacacacactcacacacacacacactctacctacTAGTTAGCCAAGAGCCCCTCAGTTACCTAACCTGGAGTGGGGGGCAGTcgggagggttaagggccttgctcgagggcccaacagtggcagcttgtggATCCCgggtctcaaacccacaacataTCCCAGCATTCAGTGCATGAACACAACTACGGTAGAACAGGAAGGTCAACACGTCCAAAACACGTCACCTGAATGAGATCCTACTCCGGAGCATCCAGAGACAGTGGAGAGGAAAATCCAGAGACTGGACTGAACCGGTCAAGCTGGCCAggagctggtcatactggtagactagcctggtgaagctggtcatgctgatgccGATCCCAGGATGGAGGATGATGTCCACGCCCCCATGGAGAACGAGGAGGTCGAGGAGAAGCTGCGAGAGCTGCTGGAGGCAATGTTGGAGGTACTCTCTCGAGTCATCCAGATGTGCAAGCAGAGGCTGCGGAGGCTGCAGGAGCAGCTCGCTGAAGAGGTTTCTGCTcagataaaaatacaataaaaacataataaagacataataaaaatataataaaaatacaaaaaaatataataaaaatataataaaaatacaaaaaaatataatacaaatataataaaaatataataaaaatacaaaaaaatataataaaaatataataaaaatacaaaaaatataataaaaatataataaaaaaacaaaaaaaatataataaaaatataataaaaatacaaaaaaatataataaaaatacaaaaaaatataataaaaatacaaaaaaatataataaaaatataataaaaatataataaaaatacaaaaaaatataataaaaatacaaaaaaaataataaaaatataataaaaaaacaataaaaatataataaaaatagaataacaatataataaaaatataataaaaatataataaaatataatacaaatataataaaaatacgataaaaatacaagaaaaatataataaaaatttaataaaaatataataaaaatataaaaatacaatacaaatttaattaaaatataataaaaatataataaaaatacaataaaaatttaatacaaatataataaaaatataataaaaatagaataaaaatagaataaaatataataaaaatgtaataaaaatagaataaaaatgtaGCTCACCTTCAACTGAACATTTAAGCAGCCTATCAGTAGAACAACTGAAGCTTGTGTGGCTGAAACACCGTATCTCAATcatcagaaagggtgtccacatacttttgtccatcaaatggactttaaacctattgtttctgtttcttcactGACTAAAAAAATCCATATCAGCTGGTAACAGCTGCTTTCAGATGATCTAAGCTGgaccttgatggtcaaggtgggtGAAAAAGCTGGTGGTCCAGGGGGAAACGCCCCGGtaatgctggtaaaccagctggtccagcagcttacttagctcctgaccagcacgGCATCACATGGTTCTTTTTGAGAGGGACGGTTTAGCGGGTCTATCAGTGAGACCgaggtggttgaccagtttgatccggctggtcatactgatggACCAGAGCAGCTTAAATATCTCAGcaccttttccctctcctccttcacctccttctcctctctcaccacctttaataaaataatacaccaTCAGGAATCATCTAGAATGTggtctaatattattattattattattattattattaacattattattattattattattaacattattattattattattaacattattattattaataataataataatatt includes:
- the LOC140543614 gene encoding testis-specific serine/threonine-protein kinase 6-like, encoding MEADEAGGVLRSLGYEVVYNLGEGGFGTVKLATSQRHRKHVAIKIMDRRKESSDFAWKQLPRELAILKRVRHPHIIQVHESFDMPNGQVFIVMEVAATDLLHEIKALRRLPVNQARMWFSQIVDAVGYLHQQDIAHRDLKCENVLLSADGQVKLTDFGLGCFVRGYPSLSQTYCGTRCYCAPEVLLNRPYDPLKSDVWSLGVILYVMVTGFLPFSSDPHCSLTQLQRKAAEYPCGVAVEEPCRAFISYMLRFNPFTRPSVRNVANHPWMQARQEQ